Sequence from the Neomonachus schauinslandi chromosome 9, ASM220157v2, whole genome shotgun sequence genome:
CTGCTGCTCCCAGGCCGCATACTCTGAATTCGAGGGCGTCCCTTAGGGACAAGCCTCTGGCTGGAAGCAAGGCCTTCGGAGATGTGGGCTAGGTCCCCAGGCGCACGCTGGGGTATTAGGGCGGGAGCTCGGGTTGGTTAATCCCTCGACCTCCCTTGCCAGTGCTTTAATCCAGGGAGACCTGGTTAAGAGCGAATTATGGGCTGAGGTGTTGTTGCAGTCCCCTTATCTATCCCCTTATCTCTCGTTGCCTAGAGCTGTCCCCAGCCCCTCATCCCCTGCGAagtccctccttcccaccttgATCAAACAGCTAAATCCCCCCCTCCGAGTCCTGAGGCCCGGGTGGGTGGGGCAGGACCTCACCAGCTGCTGGAAGGCGGGTTGGTCCAGGTCACTCTGGAGGGCAAACTCGCTGAGGGCTTTCCACGGTGGCTGGTACGTCTGCACCTCGACTGCGCTGCCCTGCACAGCGCTCTCGTGACGGATGGGGCTGCCCGCCACCAGGGGCGTCCCGGTCAATccctggaggctctgagggacaAGCAGAAGTGGAGGTGAAGGATGCTCAAGTTAGGTCCTGCGTCTCCCACCACACCCTTGACACTGAGGCCCCAGGCACTGGCTCGAGATTTGGGGCCTGAAGGGGTTTGGGAGCCTGAAGCGGTTTTGGCGGAGGCACTCCCAACACCACAACCAGGTAGTCCTCCTTTGCCAGTTAAGATACTCCGGACTCAGGAACCTCCACCATAGTCCAGCCAAAAGGGGGGCCAACAGAGCAAAGAAATTCGAGGCCTCTGTGCCCATTTTTCGCGAGGAAAAGTGTCCAAACCAAGCCACTCCAACAGGACACAACCTGCCCCGACTAGCAGGAGCTGCATAACCACGCCGCCTCGGGCTCGGAGCTGTGCCTCCAACTCAGCTCTGCCGCAGGGACAAGAATATCCGACCGAGGGTACGATAATTAAGCAGCCTTAATCCCCAAGGCAAGCCTTGCTCCGAACACGCAAACACACGCTATTTGGAGAATCCAGTTGCCCCTGGATCTCCCCAGAGCGCGcccagaactcggggccccgcccgACCCGCTCCTCCGGTGCACAGCCCCTCACCGTCTTGTCGttgtgctgctgctgctgcagctgcttCATGAGGATGGATTTCTTCTTGTCCTTGCAACGCTTGTTCTGGAACCAGACGCGGATGACCCGTGGGCTCAGGCCGGTCATCTCCACCAGCTGCTCCTTCATGAGCGCGTCGGGCCGTGGGTTGGCGGCATAGCAGGTCCGCAGAGTGTGCAGCTGCTTCTCGTTGAGCACCGTCCGCACGCGGGTTGTCTTCTCCGTCTGTTTGTGCACGTGCGCGCGCAGCGAGGGCTGCCGGCCCGACCCGGGGTCTGCGAGGACAGGGGGACTAGAGGTGAGCGCGGGGCCGCCACCCGCCCGCCCAGTGTCCCGCCCTGCGGCGGCCGAGCCCTCCCAGGCCCTATTTCGTTTCTCTTCGATTCCGGTGATTTCGTTTTATTGTTCGTCTCCCTTTCCAGCTGTGCGTCCTACACGGAGGGAGCAGTGCGTTTTCGTCCCTTCCCCGGTTCCCGGTGCGGGCAGCCCCGGAGCGCGGTCCTCGGAGCGCCAGCAGGGCGTGGGAGCCCTGCGCCGGGCAGCTGCGGGACGGGAGTGGCCGCTCCGGCCTGTGCCTCCTCCACTTACCCGACCCTAGGAATGCCCGCTTGGGCCCTGCGGGACGGAGGCCCTCCGGAAGAAGTCGGAGtttcagaggaagaggaaggaggagctcCCAGGACTCCGGAGGGGGAAGGGGGCCGACGAGGGCCCGGAGCGCCGCGCTGCTTCGCGATTAGGGGGCTTGTCTCCCGCTCCTGGGGGCCTGCAAGAGCCCTTCATCCTCGGTCGGAGACCACTCGGACAGGGCCGCGAAGACCTGGCCTGGAGCGCGGATGGGCCTCCAGGGACAGAACGTTCTTCCCTGACAGCCCTCGGGCCTCAGCTCCCGGGTCTCCTCCTTCAAGGCTCCAGGTTCCCCGGCCCAACGGCTGCTCACCCTCCCGGCCCGAGCGCAGCCGCTAGCATTCTCGCTTGGTTTGGGGTTCTCTCAGCTCCGGGTAAATAGAGCCTGATGCCCGTGGCCCGCAACCCAAACCCGCAACAAACAAAAGGGAGCCCCTCTGAGACCGGAGATGGAGTGCACTCAACACCAGCTTCATCCTATTTCACACCCCCATCCAAACCAGGTCCACACATCCATGGATACATGCCGCACTGTTTGAATTTTTATCCCCGGGCAGGCATAACTAGGTCtggataaatatttacaaatatccaTCCAGCCCAATTTCCTCACTCAATAGGGGAGGCAAACCGAGGaccagagaggggaggagcatTACAAGACCACACAGCACCCAGAGGCTCAGCCTGGTGTAGAGCCTGGTGCTTCAGGTCTGTGGCTGCCTGCTGGGAGCTGCCCAGTCTGAGGCACGATGCCCGACCACTAACGTGCACTCAGACCCCATCTCTGGGCAGCTCCTGATTAGGACCCAGAACATCCCCTGAGTATTTTCTATGATCCCAAGTCCACTGTGCCACCACACCCTCCTCCCGGAGAAGCACTTGGCTAAATTGTTCATCAAACTGGGCCTCAAAACACCAACACAGACACCCACTCTTTGTTGGGGCGGCTAGCTACTAGCCTTCTGGCTGGCTGCGCTCAGGCCCAGCTCTAGGATGGGAGCTGTATTCCTTACATACATACCCCCAGGCAAACCTATCTTTCCTCTCTGGCAATACCAACACACTGCTTGAAATTCCCCATACACGTTCCCCAGACAGACACCACTTCGTTTTCTGTCGTCATTCACCCTCCTTCTCCCGGCCCGGTGTCCCAGTATTCCCGATCATGGAGAACACAATTCTCCACAATGCCCCCATAGGCACACACACTCATATGCACACAACCCCGGTTCATGTTGACCCACGAACGAATTgtgtcccacccacccccagccccaccccccaccccccgccctggcATACACTCGGCTGTGTTCCTAGCCACAGTTCTGCACTCACACAGAAGCACAAAGTCCTGGCAAAAGGAACCACCCACGAGTGACAACTCTTCGTCGGAGCACAAGCACCCCtctacacacacgcacgcactcaCAACGGCGCCGGCGGCGCCGGGCCCGGCGCGCGCGGCTTACCTGGCAGATGCAGGCCGCGGGCGCCGGGGAGCGGGCCGGGGCTGCGCGGGCTGCCGGCCGCGGCGCGCTCCAGCAGGAGGCCGTGGTCCGCGCGGCAGAGCAGCTCGTGCTCCCGCAGCGAGAACTCGTCGCCGGGCAGCAGCTGGCGGCTGCACACGGAGCAGCGGAAGCACTCGATGTGATACACACTGTCCCGCGCCCGCATCACCAGGTCGCTGCTGCTGAAGCCCACCTGGCACTTGGCGCACTTGATGCCGAACAGCCTGCGGGCCCAAGGCGCGGTCGGGGTCAGCCAGGGGCCTGAGGCCCGCCTCGCTTCCCGGGCTGCAACGGGCTCCGGGCACGCGCGCCCAGGACGCTTTGTGGCCCACAGGGAGCTTGCGGGGACCGGCCCTCGGGGAGTTCGCGGGCCCAGACGCGCACGGCGGCACACGTTCGAAGTGGGGGGATGGCCTTCTCCCCAGGCCCGGGAGCGCAGACGAGCCACcgcctgcagccccagcccccgcAGGCGGTAGCTGAGCCCCGGTTCTCGCGGGCCTCACCTGACATAGTCCCGCTTGCAGTAGGTCTTCCCGTCTCTCACGAAGCACGTGCACGTCTCGTCCAGGTACTGGCTGCACTCGGCGCACTTGAGGCAGGCGGCGTGCCACTCCAGGTCGGGCGACACCCGCAGGATAAACTGGTCGTGGATCTGACTCCCGCAGCCCACGCACATGGCGGTCCCGGGCTTCTCTGCCGGGGAAAGGCGCGGGGCCCGCGTCAGGCCAGGCTGCCCGGACCCGGGCGGGCCTCGGCCACTCCAGCCCCAACCCAACTCGCTCGCTCGTTCCCTTTCAAGAATTGCGATTACAGGGAAAAGCGGGTTTTCTAAACGTCCGAACAATTGGAAAcgaaaaaacaaaatcttctgaatttgagggtttttgtctccccttcacccccccctttttttttttttttttgctactaaaTTCATTTGGACACAGTCGTTTTATCCATATATCTTGTAACTAAAAGCTAACAGgtgagaagaaagaataaaaagacatttaagcACTGCGGACGCCACCGCATCAATACTGAACGGTGATGTTCCGGCATTTCTGTCCACATACTCCCTCTTACAGCGACTACCTCCAATCCCAACACAGACCCACCAGCTTTCAGCGGAGTCTCTTCTCGTCCTCTCTGACATTCTTAAATATCCCAGATCAAGCTAGAGAAATCTGTCTTCTTCGAAAAGCCAAAAGACACGCAAGCTCACATCCCCAAATCAAACCTAATTGCCTTAGCGCAAAAGAGAAGCAGATTTCACAGCCTGAGGCCAGCCTAGCAGCCTAACATTGAGAATGtttaattgtaaattaaaacaacaggaTTCCAAAGGATAAGTGGCCTGCAGGAGAAATGCATTcgttttgatttttctctcccaGCGTCCTGTCAAATAGAAGCCACTTGTAGAATCCGCTAAACATTCTTCTGCATTAGAAATACTGCATagtaagcacacacacatacacacccacacacagaaaGACTTACTCTTGGAATGATCCCCCATAGCACCCAGAAAaggataatgaaaaataatatccaCCATGCAGAAAAGAGATGTGCGCAAAGTGTGCGGCCAGGGGCAGAAGGACGAGGGTCGCGCGCCCAGCCTCGGCTCTTTGGTAACTAACTCCTCCTGCCCCGCTGAGTTGAAGGAGCGATTCCGCACCGGCCCGCACGCAGCATGACGTCAGCACGCACTCGCCcggggctggagctgggggcgGGACCTGTGGCGTCACGAAGCTTCCCCAGAACCGCGGGGGGATGCGGGGGAGGTAATGGGGACCTGGGGGCTGTTGGGCGGGGTGGCTTGGGAGGAAGGCGAGGGTGACGGGGGATTGGCTGCAAGGAAATAGGCAAACCCTGATTGGTCCGGAGTAAACAATGGAGCGCAGCCCCCTCGTCCGAAATCTACAAGGATCCTCTCCCTTACCCGGGGTCGGGCTATCCCTGCTGGACCTTGCGTCACCGCCGAGCTGGCTCCGTGGCCACCGCAGCTCTGAGCTTCCTCTTGGACTTGCCGGACGGTCTCCCCAGGCGTGCCCGAGCGGGGTGATGGATACCTGAGGAGTGTAGGCAGGGAGAGGCCTCTCCTTTAAATGCTCCcttctttcacaaataaaaaataaataaaaataaaaacccactgTTTTGGAACTGGGTGGAAAGGGCGGTCTATTTGGATACAACCATCACCGTCCAGCCGGTCACCTTTCTCTTCTCGTGCGTCTTTGTCCTCAGGgtccaaggagagagagaagttagAGAACGACCACTGGGGGtttggataaattatttttggACTTCCCCTTCCCTATCCCCtcctacctcccccaccccccacccccccgtggAAAACTTATCCAAGTTGGAGCATTAGGTGGGTAGCGCCAGAACGCAAAATCCGAAGACGCTTATCGGATCCTGATTCGAGActtgggcagggagagggaggttaATTTGATACGGACTCCCCTCATCTTTCCTCTACCCGAATAGCTCAGCTCCTTCTAGGAGCAGTGCTGGGGTCGAATGTGTGTCCTACTTCCCAAATAAGCGATTTTTATAaactcttctgtttcatttcacGAACTAACTGCAACGCAAATAATCAGAAACAAATGTGGTGCGCGGGGTAATTTACTATCTGTGCAGCGGCTCGTGGGTCCTTAGAAAACCCAAGACTTCTGAGCAGAGTgcaaccatttttttctttcaaagaaatcgCTGTGGGTTTTGTTTGAAAGGGTTCAAAGACTAGCCCATGAATTATAAATAACATGTATCTAACCATGATGGCTGTTGTTTTCCCGTTAAAAGGTGTACCAAGAACTTGGTGCGTGCCTGGGCGGGACGCGGTGCGCGCCTGCGGGTACAATGTCTCCACTGGAACCCCAGACCCCTGCCCAGGTCCCTGCGGGCCGGTCGGCCTGAGGGCGCGGTGGAGCGCGGCGGCCCTTCTACTAAAAATCTAAGGCTGTTTGTCCTCGAGCTTCTAGGCTGCCCTCCGGGAAATGGGTGCAGCCAAGGGAGAGACTTTGCGGGGAGCCCCGGCTAGGCCCTCCATGCACGCTAAGCCCCCTGCCCGACGACGATCCACCGCACAGCCCGTGAACGCCCATCCGCAGCCCGCGCTGTGTCTAGCGCTTCACGCTGGCTGTCCCATCGTCGTCCTGCAAGGCTTCTGATCACGCCACTACCTTTGAAACGTGGTCCTGTCCCCGGTCTGAATTCGCTGTACCGACAAGCCAGGTCTTGCGTCTTTGCCTCCTAGTTCCCAAAGGGCGCCCACCCTGAGTGTGTGTGGAGCAGgtctgggggggggcgggggaggggcaatgCTGCGGCTGACTGtgtctttgtaaataaatgaGGTTGAGGAGCGAGGGGGAAGGCAATCTGTGCTTGCGTCTGAGCCAGGCCACTCTGTGACCTAAGGcctcttgttttacttttctgtccctcagttccctcatctgtgaaataagggATAAAATAATAGCTATCTCTACTAACTGTAAGAATTAAAACGATTCTCTGGGAAAGGCTTAGAAGAATACTCGGCATATAGTAAGTGTGCAATATGTTTAACTATGGTCATTATTGTTACTGGCTGTGGCCTTGTGTTGTCAGCCTCTGTGTATGCTGCGTCCTTCCTGTGGGGACGGACCCGTGTGTGTGGATGTGGAGGGAGGTctacatgtgtctgtgtgtgtatcaTCTGGAGATTCCTGTGTGTATCTCAGTGTGTGTTTGCTCCCTGTGGGTCTACTGCGGGGCGGACAACCAAAAAGCGTGGCCTGAGTATAGAGTTTGTGTACACGTGATGTCTGTGTATCTGGGTGCACAGCCCTGTAATGGGGGGCCGAGGTGAGCATACTGGTGAGCTAGGCTGTGTGCCTGGACCATTAGCTTCTCCCTCAGGCCACCGAAGCCTGGCCTGACTTCCAGCACCTGGCCAGGAACAAGGGAATAATCAATAACTCAAAGATGAAGGTCACCAGGAGAGGATGGATAGCTCCAGCAGAATCTTAGGCCTCAACTTTAACCCTCTCCTGCCAAAAGGAGAAATTCATCATcacccagaggaaaaaaacaatctttGTGACCATTTTAAGGGGAGAGGCGGCATAGTCACCTCTCCTGGGATGCCAGGAAGCCAAGTCAAGAATTCATATTTGGTCGGCCCCTACCAAGTGCAAATTCCCTGTTATTAGCCCACAAGAACTTTACAGCGATGTTATGAGGTGGGTAATATTAAACTCATCCAATccccaaggaaactgaggctttctGAGCAGACACAACCGCGTCCAGTCACAGGCTAAGTTGGGGCTGGCATGCACAGCCAGGTCGGCCTGGTTCCGTCTGCCTTGCTGCTTTCACTGTGCCATCGAAGACCCTCAGGGCTGTGGTTCCACCACTCACCCCCCTCCACCTCTCTGGAGCTGTAAAACCAGCAGCCTGTTTGAAGATCCCCCAGTGTGCGTCTCCTGGGTCACAGCCCCCTGGGAGACCAGTGCTGGTGTGAGAGGAGAGAAACCTCTTCCGCTGGGACAGTCACAGGGCACCATTGATCTGGCCCTGCCCAGTTTCTCTGCCTCCTGGCCGCTCCCAGCATGCCCTTCTGGAAGAGGCAGGGGCCACACTGCTCTGCACATCCCAGGCTACTGCACGCAGGAGACCTGGGTGCCTCCTTTGCTGGGCTCTGGAGCACGTTCTCACTTAGTAGGAATAGAGCTTGAGCTCTATAGCTCTGTGTTATCCCATAAAACTAGCCCCGACTATGACCCTCTTCCTGGGAAGATttcagaagcacagagaagtctCCCCGAATTtcttctccccaaatctccacacCCCATCACTGCTGCCTGAAACTCTGTTCACAGTTCCACTGAAAGATCCACTTACTGTGCAAAGACccttgagaaagaacagaataaCAGGTGGTCATTCACACTCCAGTGATAGTGGCTCTTACCCTGGGAACGAGACCTGAGGGCcccagagctggggggggggggggttgtcacCAAAGCAGGCCGGATcactaaaatcaaaacaaaacaaaaaaagccgacttttattattttacagttttgcttAGTCCTcccatcctttctcttccttctacaATTCTAGAACGAGAAAGCTGGATGAGCCTCTAGAGACTGTCTCTTCTGGGCCTGTGTTTGACAGAGAAGAAACTGACCGCCACAGAAggtcttcctctccctgcccgtCTGTGCAAGGCTAGATCCACTCGGGGGGCCCGGACGGCTCCGACACCTGCACACACGCAAGCACATGCATAACACGCACAGCCACACTGGACTTCCTTCCCCACTAACTGCCTTCCCGTCCTTACCTGCTTGGGACACCTTCACTGGCACAAAGATGTTTTGTCTCCTTGTTTTCCTGGAGTCACGTATGTGCGGAGGAATACTGGGAATAAGCTACATCTTCAGTATTGTCACCATGATGGCTAACATACTGGCCTCTTGCTTGGGGCCCCCTTCACACGCATGACTGCCCttatcctcacaacaattctGGAAAGAAGTTACTATTGTTGGAATTATCcctacttcacagatgaggaaactgaggctcggagaggttaagtaatttgtcccaGGTGACAAAGCTGGTGGAGCCTATGAACCAGCCTCTCTGCCTCCAGATCCTGCTTAGGGAGTCACTGCACCATCTCGCCTCCCGATCACTTACAAAGCGGATGCCACAGGCACGATGCCCCCCAACACAAAGGAAGCTGATGCTTGTGGAAGGAGCATTAATCTTTACCATGAGTATCAGcaaggaagctgaagctcagtGACCTTGCATCCGGCAGGTAAGTGACAGAGATAGAGCCAGAAGCCAGGGCTCTCCCTGCTGGCATCCCTGGGGATGGGGTTCCGCCATTGATCCCTCTGAGGGCCAGCCCCATGCCCAGAGTCCTCTACTTTTCTCCCAAGGCAATTGGTGATGTTGTAGAGAAGAGGCCAAGGAGGGCCTCAGCATTCACGTCCTCACCCACCATACAGCTCTGAGAGTGGGGGTTTTGGTGTGGGATTTTGGCACCATGCTTCAGAGAAAGCAACTAAGACCTGAGAAACGGCAGAAACTTGACAAGATTCTAGGCCTCCTGACATCCAAACCTGTGCTCTTGGCCCAGCCTCTCTTGCCTGCCTCCCACTGAGTCCCTTTGAGCACACGGGAACCCCATGGCATGGTGCCACTgggtcccctctccctccctcctgagccCGGTCCCTCTTCCCTAACCCCCATTGAGCACCTGCTGCAGGCTGGGTCCTGGGCTAAGCAATTGCAGACCATCTCATTTAATGCAGAGGTCGCACGCCTGTGAAGCCAGCCCTGCCTCGAAGGTAGGTaggtcttaaacatttttttaaagattttatttatttattggtcagagagagagcgcgcacgcaggaggaggggcagacagaggcagagggagaagcaggctccccgctgagcagggagctcgatgtggggctcgatctc
This genomic interval carries:
- the ISL2 gene encoding insulin gene enhancer protein ISL-2 — translated: MVDIIFHYPFLGAMGDHSKKKPGTAMCVGCGSQIHDQFILRVSPDLEWHAACLKCAECSQYLDETCTCFVRDGKTYCKRDYVRLFGIKCAKCQVGFSSSDLVMRARDSVYHIECFRCSVCSRQLLPGDEFSLREHELLCRADHGLLLERAAAGSPRSPGPLPGARGLHLPDPGSGRQPSLRAHVHKQTEKTTRVRTVLNEKQLHTLRTCYAANPRPDALMKEQLVEMTGLSPRVIRVWFQNKRCKDKKKSILMKQLQQQQHNDKTSLQGLTGTPLVAGSPIRHESAVQGSAVEVQTYQPPWKALSEFALQSDLDQPAFQQLVSFSESGSLGNSSGSDVTSLSSQLPDTPNSMVPSPVET